In the genome of Candidatus Hydrogenedentota bacterium, the window CGAATCCGCGCATCCGCATCGACCAGGCGATGTGCTTCTTCTGGGTCCCGGTCACTGGCGTGGCGCTCGCGGCCGTGGTGTTCGCCATGTTTGGCTGGTAACAGGGGGTAACGGGCAAAATGGGCATGAAACTGCGCGCCTTGCTGAAGTCGCCGTGGGTATTCCACCTGTCGACGGGCAGCTGCAACAATTGCGATATCGAAGTCCTGGACTGCCTGACGCCCCGGTTCGATATCGAACGCTTTGGCATACTCCTGGCCGGCAGCATCAAGCACGCCGATGTCTTGCTCATAACGGGGTCCTGCAACCGCCAATCGGCGGAGCGGCTCAAGCGCCTCTACGAGCAGGTCCCGAAACCCTGCCTCGTGGTTGCCATCGGGGAGTGCGCCATGTCGCGGGGCATGTTCATCGAAAGCTACAACTGCCCCCTGCCCCTCGACCACATCATCCCGGTTGACGCGTACATCCCGGGTTGTCCTCCGAAACCCGAAGCCATTATTGCCGGCGCGGTAAAACTCATCGAGAAAGTGGGAGCCGCCACATGACCAGGGAACAAGCATTACAAGAAATCCGCGCGCGATTCGACGGCGTCATTCTGTCCATGTTCGACAAATCCCCCAGCCGCGTCTACATCGAGATCAAGCCAGAGGCGCTCGTTCCCGCGGCCAACTACATCTTTTGGGAGTTGGGGGCCCGGTTCAACATCGCCACGGGAGTCGACACAAGGACCCACATCGAAATCCTCTATCACTTCATCATCGAGGAGATAAACCTGCTGGTGTCGCTCCGCGTGAAACTCGACCGTGACCGGCCCGTTATCGACTCTCTTACACCCTCGTTCGAAGCCGCCAACTGGGTCGAACGGGAAATCCACGAACTGCTCGGCGTCGAATTCAAAAACCACCCGGATATGCGGCGCCTCCTGCTGCCGGAAAACTGGCCCGAAGGCGTATACCCCCTGCGGCGCGACTACCAGGAGTGGGACAAGCAGGCGGTTCGGGACAGAGGTGTGTGATGGCAAAAACGATCCTCCCCATAGGTCCCTATCATCCGCTTCAGGAAGAACCGGAGTTCTTCACCCTGACGGTCGAAGGCGAGCGCATTACCGATATCGACGTCCGGGTCGGATACAACCACCGAGGTATCGAGAAGCTCTCGGAATCCAGGACGTTCGACCAGAGCACGTTCGTAATCGAGCGCATCTGCGGCATCTGCAGCACCAGCCATCCCTTCGCCTATACCCGCGCCGTGGAAGACATCTTTCCCATGGAAGTCCCGGAGAGGGCGAAGTACATCCGCACCATTATCGCGGAAGGCGAACGCATCCACTCGCACCTGCTCTGGCTCGGTCTGGCCGGCCACTTTCTCGGCTACAACACCGTCTATATGTGGGCATGGAAGCTTCGTGAAGAGATCCTGGACGTCATGGAAATCCTGTCAGGTAACCGCAACAATTACGCGATGTTCAAGCCCGGAGGCGTTCGTC includes:
- the nuoB gene encoding NADH-quinone oxidoreductase subunit NuoB, translated to MGMKLRALLKSPWVFHLSTGSCNNCDIEVLDCLTPRFDIERFGILLAGSIKHADVLLITGSCNRQSAERLKRLYEQVPKPCLVVAIGECAMSRGMFIESYNCPLPLDHIIPVDAYIPGCPPKPEAIIAGAVKLIEKVGAAT
- a CDS encoding NADH-quinone oxidoreductase subunit C; the protein is MTREQALQEIRARFDGVILSMFDKSPSRVYIEIKPEALVPAANYIFWELGARFNIATGVDTRTHIEILYHFIIEEINLLVSLRVKLDRDRPVIDSLTPSFEAANWVEREIHELLGVEFKNHPDMRRLLLPENWPEGVYPLRRDYQEWDKQAVRDRGV